The following proteins are encoded in a genomic region of Romeriopsis navalis LEGE 11480:
- a CDS encoding helix-turn-helix domain-containing protein, whose product MAEQILRNYQTSRAGTSNPFPQQFQLSSSEINWPGIQLCHEVQPACESPKFHLEDYRLAINVGQPAQINIINNGKAQSDTVDFRDLSIMQPSEYVVGWAHTVEFLTIDIQPDFLARQAEILNGKPNFELQPHFSTQDHLIFQIGRALQTDLQNHSTAAGSRLYAETMRNVLTMHLLRHYSSTPAKLSNRSHQLSKTQLQLVTDYIAANLTQDLSLQELAAIAQLNQYQFSRMFKASIGTSPYRYVIQQRIEHAKQLLQQGNLPTSEIALICGFSHQSHLNRHFKQITGVTPKVFLRQA is encoded by the coding sequence ATGGCAGAACAAATATTACGCAATTATCAAACTAGTCGTGCCGGCACGAGTAATCCATTCCCGCAGCAATTCCAACTGAGTAGTAGTGAAATAAATTGGCCAGGCATACAGTTATGCCATGAAGTTCAGCCCGCTTGTGAATCACCAAAATTCCACCTTGAAGACTATCGTTTAGCCATCAATGTCGGCCAACCAGCGCAAATCAACATCATCAACAACGGCAAAGCACAGTCGGATACGGTTGATTTTCGGGATCTGTCGATCATGCAACCGAGTGAATATGTGGTTGGCTGGGCACATACAGTTGAATTTCTAACCATTGACATTCAACCAGATTTCCTCGCGCGCCAAGCAGAAATCCTCAATGGCAAACCGAACTTTGAGCTGCAACCCCATTTTTCAACCCAAGATCACCTGATTTTTCAGATTGGCCGGGCGCTCCAAACAGACCTCCAGAACCATTCAACCGCCGCAGGGAGCAGGCTATATGCTGAAACAATGCGGAATGTCCTGACTATGCATTTATTGCGTCACTACTCGAGTACCCCAGCGAAATTATCCAACCGCAGTCATCAGCTTTCCAAAACACAACTCCAATTAGTCACTGACTACATCGCCGCAAATCTCACCCAGGATTTAAGTTTGCAAGAACTCGCCGCAATTGCCCAACTCAACCAATACCAGTTCTCTCGCATGTTCAAAGCCAGCATCGGCACTAGCCCCTACCGATATGTGATTCAACAACGGATTGAACATGCCAAGCAGTTGCTTCAGCAAGGAAATCTACCCACCAGCGAAATTGCTTTGATTTGTGGCTTTTCCCATCAGAGTCATCTCAACCGCCATTTCAAACAGATTACTGGGGTCACACCCAAGGTTTTCTTGCGCCAGGCATAG
- a CDS encoding helix-turn-helix transcriptional regulator, with translation MNVSNYNTNSSGKYVLPEANQPDPSSLQLGCSQLVTLLNAMRSGVLVVTDDMRLIYRNQTVTKIFEALNIHAPNGMPQALINYCNQFLQETDEWETEPLIIDCQPCPSRLLRWHISWFPEHLPEADGQRCMLVVLENCYGDLLIQMHRDQKRYDLTDRESQIWVMLKFGMAYQDIADNFSITINTVKSHARNIYNKQRDHKPQAPRLWFLGDDQICGTN, from the coding sequence ATGAACGTTTCCAACTACAACACCAATTCATCCGGCAAATATGTTTTGCCGGAAGCCAATCAGCCTGATCCGAGCAGCCTCCAACTTGGCTGTTCACAATTAGTCACGCTGCTCAATGCGATGCGATCGGGCGTCCTCGTCGTCACTGACGATATGCGCTTAATTTATCGGAATCAAACCGTTACGAAAATTTTTGAGGCACTGAATATTCATGCCCCCAACGGCATGCCCCAGGCATTAATCAACTACTGCAACCAGTTTCTGCAAGAAACCGATGAATGGGAAACTGAGCCACTGATCATTGATTGCCAACCTTGCCCCAGCCGCCTACTCCGCTGGCATATTTCCTGGTTCCCAGAGCATCTTCCCGAAGCCGATGGGCAACGATGCATGTTAGTTGTTTTGGAAAATTGCTATGGTGACTTACTGATTCAGATGCACCGCGATCAAAAACGGTACGACCTGACTGACCGGGAGTCCCAGATTTGGGTGATGCTGAAATTCGGTATGGCCTATCAGGATATTGCCGATAACTTCAGCATCACCATTAACACCGTGAAATCCCACGCGCGCAATATTTATAACAAACAGCGTGATCATAAGCCCCAGGCCCCACGATTATGGTTTTTGGGTGATGATCAGATTTGCGGTACCAACTAA
- the cofG gene encoding 7,8-didemethyl-8-hydroxy-5-deazariboflavin synthase subunit CofG — protein sequence MHSRTVRSHTVTYSPAYTIVPTYECFNHCSYCNFRTDPGQSPWLRLADARSLLQQLRNAPEPVIEILVLSGEVHPKSARRQAWFEHIYQLCELALEQGFLPHTNVGPLSYEEMRQLKQVNVSMGLMLEQMAPELHQTVHQQAPSKSPELRLEQLRWAGELQIPFTTGLLLGIGETSDDWRKSLQTIADQQAKFGHIQEVILQPYSPGQQEDWFGSAFDLQQLPAVVALARAILPDTIVIQIPPNLIDQPALLVACLEAGARDLGGIGPHDEVNPDYPHPTIERLAAQLHPQGWQLKPRLPVYSQYQSWLPSQLQQQIKLIVKNSFQVL from the coding sequence ATGCATTCACGGACAGTTAGATCACACACCGTTACATACAGCCCCGCCTATACGATCGTCCCAACCTACGAGTGCTTCAATCACTGTAGCTACTGCAACTTCCGCACTGATCCCGGCCAAAGTCCCTGGCTTCGATTGGCGGATGCCAGATCATTGCTCCAGCAATTGCGCAACGCCCCAGAGCCCGTAATCGAGATTTTGGTCCTCAGTGGTGAAGTTCACCCAAAAAGTGCGCGGAGACAGGCATGGTTCGAGCATATTTATCAACTCTGTGAATTAGCACTTGAGCAGGGATTTCTGCCCCATACTAATGTCGGGCCGCTGAGCTATGAGGAAATGCGCCAGCTCAAGCAAGTTAATGTATCCATGGGCTTGATGCTAGAGCAAATGGCACCGGAATTGCATCAAACAGTCCACCAACAGGCCCCCAGCAAATCGCCTGAATTACGACTAGAGCAACTGCGTTGGGCCGGTGAATTGCAGATTCCATTCACCACCGGTCTATTACTCGGCATCGGCGAAACCAGTGATGACTGGCGGAAAAGTTTACAAACGATCGCCGATCAACAGGCAAAATTCGGCCACATTCAAGAAGTGATTTTGCAGCCCTACAGTCCTGGACAACAGGAAGACTGGTTTGGTAGCGCCTTTGATTTACAGCAGTTACCCGCAGTTGTCGCCCTGGCCCGCGCTATTCTGCCAGATACGATCGTCATTCAAATCCCACCGAATCTCATTGACCAACCCGCGCTGCTGGTCGCCTGTCTGGAAGCCGGTGCGAGGGATCTCGGTGGCATTGGCCCCCATGATGAAGTGAATCCGGATTATCCGCACCCAACGATTGAGCGACTCGCAGCACAATTGCACCCCCAGGGTTGGCAACTCAAACCACGATTGCCAGTCTATTCCCAATATCAATCATGGCTACCAAGCCAGCTACAACAGCAGATCAAGCTGATTGTAAAGAATTCCTTCCAAGTCCTGTAG
- the fbp gene encoding class 1 fructose-bisphosphatase — MADSVAPSEEILALDRDCTTLSRHVLQQLQSFSADAQDVSALMNRIALAGKLIARRLSQAGLMAGALGFTGEVNVQGEEVKQMDAYSNDVFISVFKQSGLVCRLVSEEMDEIYHIPENCPLGRYTLLYDPIDGSSNVDININVGSVFAIRQQEGDDLDGSGQDLLQSGRKQIGAGYILYGPSTMLIYSLGTGVHAFVLDPSLGEFVLASENIKIPKHGAVYSVNEGNFWQWDEPYRNYIRYMHRHEGYTARYSGAMVGDLHRLLFQGGVFLYPGTQKNPEGKLRTLYEAAPMAYLVEQAGGLASDGQQAILDVIPDQIHARTPVIIGSQADVELVQSFLSEPQE; from the coding sequence ATGGCAGACAGCGTTGCACCTTCCGAAGAAATTCTCGCCCTCGATCGTGACTGTACAACGCTTTCGCGACATGTTTTACAGCAGTTGCAGAGCTTTTCAGCCGATGCTCAAGATGTCAGTGCTCTGATGAATCGCATTGCATTGGCCGGCAAATTGATTGCCCGGCGACTGAGTCAAGCGGGCCTCATGGCCGGGGCTTTGGGCTTTACTGGCGAAGTGAATGTTCAAGGGGAAGAAGTCAAGCAAATGGATGCGTATTCAAATGACGTGTTCATTTCTGTCTTTAAGCAAAGCGGACTCGTCTGTCGTCTAGTTTCCGAGGAAATGGACGAGATTTATCATATTCCCGAAAATTGCCCGCTGGGACGCTATACATTGCTATACGACCCGATCGATGGTTCCTCCAACGTCGATATTAATATCAATGTCGGGTCAGTTTTCGCGATTCGGCAGCAGGAAGGTGACGATCTTGATGGCAGTGGCCAGGATTTATTGCAGAGCGGTCGGAAACAAATCGGCGCGGGATATATCTTGTATGGGCCAAGTACCATGCTGATTTATTCCCTCGGTACCGGCGTTCATGCTTTCGTGCTTGATCCCAGTCTGGGTGAGTTCGTCCTGGCAAGTGAAAACATCAAGATTCCTAAACATGGCGCGGTTTACAGCGTAAATGAGGGCAACTTCTGGCAGTGGGACGAACCCTATCGTAACTACATTCGCTATATGCATCGTCATGAAGGCTATACCGCTCGCTACAGCGGTGCAATGGTCGGCGATTTACACCGATTATTGTTCCAAGGCGGCGTATTTCTCTATCCTGGCACTCAGAAAAATCCGGAGGGCAAACTACGGACCTTATATGAAGCGGCACCCATGGCTTATTTAGTTGAACAAGCCGGGGGACTGGCATCCGATGGTCAGCAAGCAATTTTAGATGTGATCCCCGACCAAATTCATGCCCGTACGCCCGTGATTATCGGGAGTCAAGCGGATGTTGAACTCGTTCAATCATTCCTCAGCGAGCCACAAGAATAG
- the tal gene encoding transaldolase: MTTATLNHIQEIAQLGQSIWMDNLTRNLVQSGELQQMIETRGLLGVTSNPAIFEKAIVGNEIYDADIEAGIKAGKSLIDIYESLIFEDITGACDVFMPVYEKSNGLDGYISIEVPPTLARNTEDTIRESRRYYNAINHANVMIKIPGTPEGLPAVKQMISEGINVNVTLLFSVQSYIDTAWAYIEGLEAFAASGGDVSKVSSVASFFLSRIDIAIDGQLKALLETEGLSESTRSKLEGLKGQIAIANAKRAYQEYKKILQSDRWQALAAKGAQPQRLLWASTGTKDPNYSDVMYVDELVGNETVNTLPPKTIEACFDHCDVAPRIESNIDEANKLVESLGDDDVNIDLDRVMEELLADGIAKFVKPFETLMAALQAKVDKLSAVAS, from the coding sequence ATGACAACTGCGACACTCAATCACATCCAAGAAATTGCCCAACTCGGTCAAAGTATCTGGATGGATAACTTGACTCGCAACTTAGTTCAGTCCGGTGAACTACAGCAGATGATCGAGACTCGCGGTCTGCTCGGTGTCACATCGAATCCCGCCATCTTCGAGAAGGCGATCGTTGGCAATGAGATTTACGATGCCGATATTGAAGCGGGGATCAAAGCTGGCAAGTCCCTGATCGACATTTATGAGTCACTGATTTTTGAAGATATCACTGGCGCTTGCGATGTATTCATGCCGGTTTACGAAAAGTCCAACGGGCTAGACGGCTATATCAGCATCGAAGTACCACCGACTTTGGCGCGCAACACTGAAGATACCATCCGCGAATCGCGCCGCTATTACAATGCGATCAATCATGCGAATGTCATGATCAAGATCCCTGGCACACCAGAAGGTTTGCCAGCAGTCAAGCAGATGATTTCCGAGGGGATCAATGTCAACGTCACATTGCTATTCTCCGTCCAGAGTTACATTGACACGGCTTGGGCTTATATCGAAGGTCTGGAAGCCTTTGCGGCTAGTGGTGGCGACGTTAGCAAAGTTTCATCCGTCGCCAGCTTCTTCCTGAGCCGAATTGATATTGCGATCGATGGTCAACTCAAGGCATTGCTGGAAACGGAAGGGCTTTCGGAATCAACCCGCTCGAAGCTGGAAGGGCTCAAAGGACAAATCGCAATTGCCAATGCCAAGCGCGCTTATCAGGAATATAAGAAGATTCTTCAGAGCGATCGTTGGCAGGCTTTGGCCGCCAAAGGGGCCCAGCCCCAGCGTCTACTCTGGGCGAGCACCGGCACAAAAGATCCGAATTACAGCGATGTCATGTATGTCGATGAGCTAGTCGGGAATGAAACAGTCAATACATTGCCACCGAAAACCATCGAGGCTTGTTTTGATCACTGTGATGTAGCGCCGCGCATTGAGAGCAACATTGATGAGGCCAATAAGTTGGTGGAATCGTTGGGTGATGACGATGTCAACATCGATCTCGATCGCGTCATGGAAGAACTTCTCGCTGATGGCATTGCCAAGTTTGTGAAGCCGTTTGAGACCCTCATGGCAGCGCTCCAAGCTAAAGTCGATAAACTATCGGCGGTTGCTTCCTAA
- the zwf gene encoding glucose-6-phosphate dehydrogenase, whose product MVTLLENPLRIGLQQQQLPEPTIVVFFGASGDLTKRKLVPALYKLRKERKLPPEITIVGVARREWSHEHFREQMREGIEEFSDGIGSEELWEEFSQGLFYCPGNIDNEMSYQKLKAFLSEVDEQRNTRGNRMFYLSVAPRFFPEAIRQLGAAEMLHDSSKTRLVIEKPFGRDLSSAQALNRIVNQVCREEQVYRIDHYLGKETVQNLLLFRFANAIFEPLWNRQYIDHIQITVAETVGVEDRAGYYEHSGALRDMLQNHLMQVFALTAMEPPNALDADAIRSEKMKVIQATHLADLHHLENCAVRGQYGEGWMKGKPVQGYRKEDGVDPESMNPTFVAMKFEIDNWRWQGVPFYLRTGKRMPKKVSEVSIHFRSVPHTIFQSAAMQASPNVLTLRLQPNEGVSLKFEVKMPGGNLRSRSVDMDFAYGSVFGKSSGDAYDRLLLDCMMGDQTLFTRSDEVEAAWRLVTPALMAWETPTDPSKMPTYEAGTWAPRAAEEMLERDGRKWRRL is encoded by the coding sequence ATGGTTACACTCCTCGAAAATCCCCTTCGCATTGGCCTACAGCAACAACAGTTGCCAGAGCCCACAATTGTTGTGTTTTTTGGTGCTTCCGGCGACTTAACCAAACGTAAGCTCGTCCCAGCACTGTATAAATTACGGAAAGAACGCAAATTGCCGCCGGAGATTACGATCGTCGGCGTTGCACGACGGGAGTGGAGCCATGAGCACTTTCGGGAGCAAATGCGCGAAGGAATTGAGGAGTTCTCCGATGGCATTGGGTCAGAAGAGCTATGGGAAGAGTTTTCCCAGGGATTATTTTATTGTCCCGGCAATATTGACAACGAAATGAGCTACCAAAAGCTCAAAGCCTTTCTGAGTGAGGTTGATGAACAACGGAATACGCGTGGGAACCGGATGTTCTACCTGTCCGTTGCACCACGTTTTTTCCCGGAAGCGATTCGGCAGTTGGGGGCAGCGGAAATGTTGCACGACTCCAGTAAAACCCGCCTCGTAATTGAGAAGCCCTTTGGCCGCGATTTGAGTTCGGCACAGGCACTCAATCGCATCGTCAATCAAGTTTGCCGCGAAGAACAGGTTTACCGGATCGATCATTACCTTGGCAAGGAAACTGTCCAGAACCTGTTGTTATTCCGATTTGCCAATGCGATTTTTGAACCGTTGTGGAATCGTCAATATATTGACCATATTCAAATTACCGTCGCGGAAACTGTCGGGGTCGAAGATCGCGCCGGTTATTACGAACATTCCGGGGCGCTGCGCGATATGCTGCAAAACCACCTGATGCAGGTCTTTGCACTAACGGCGATGGAACCGCCGAATGCCTTAGATGCCGATGCCATCCGCAGCGAGAAAATGAAGGTGATTCAAGCCACACATCTGGCCGATTTACATCACCTTGAGAACTGCGCTGTGCGGGGACAATACGGTGAAGGCTGGATGAAAGGGAAACCCGTCCAAGGGTACCGCAAAGAAGATGGGGTTGATCCAGAATCAATGAACCCAACTTTTGTCGCCATGAAGTTTGAGATCGACAACTGGCGGTGGCAAGGTGTGCCGTTCTATTTGCGCACGGGGAAACGGATGCCGAAGAAAGTCAGTGAAGTATCGATCCATTTTCGATCCGTACCGCACACGATTTTTCAGTCCGCCGCAATGCAGGCCAGCCCCAACGTCTTGACCTTACGGCTCCAACCCAACGAAGGTGTTTCACTCAAATTCGAAGTGAAGATGCCGGGGGGCAATCTGCGGAGTCGCTCTGTAGATATGGATTTTGCCTACGGCTCGGTCTTCGGCAAAAGCTCGGGCGATGCCTACGATCGTCTCCTGCTCGATTGTATGATGGGCGACCAAACCCTCTTCACCCGCTCCGACGAAGTGGAAGCCGCTTGGCGTTTGGTGACACCAGCGCTCATGGCTTGGGAAACCCCAACTGATCCAAGTAAGATGCCCACCTATGAAGCAGGCACTTGGGCACCCCGGGCAGCGGAGGAGATGCTCGAACGCGATGGTCGCAAATGGCGGCGATTGTAA
- the opcA gene encoding glucose-6-phosphate dehydrogenase assembly protein OpcA has protein sequence MTTHSAPLVSLQSPKDVSLSQIESELGDIWQSYSNPSVDGSSLAAVRAATFTLVVYEPEETQQLLATLGYYTGPIDGIGGPRTEAAIRAAQETYKLTIDGKSSPQLLEQLRRALAICRGEIIEEGAACSMSSYAMDSEGAGIADAIASQNPCRIISMFPGSHQTDEGVSAQVSAYCPIQKQNKNALVCCEYIMLKGAEQSLERSHGLVKGLLITELPSYVWWKATPNLDQTLFRELGQTCDAVIVDSSQFMADPEGDLQQIHQLLESDIAISDLNWRRLAPWQELAAEAFDSPERWDGLLEVDRVTIDYEKGNDAQALMFLGWIASRPHLEWQPIKRVHEAGDYDIQRITFKSRAGREIEAELAAIPIGDPGIVIGDIVDFRLSSTNLEADCCTILCSEATGCMRMERGTDNCYIQQVSPIADQKAENLLAETLSSWSRDLLYEESLAIAAAIIAIG, from the coding sequence ATGACGACTCATTCGGCCCCGCTGGTCTCCCTCCAATCGCCCAAAGATGTTTCTTTATCGCAAATTGAATCCGAACTCGGAGATATTTGGCAAAGCTACAGCAACCCAAGTGTTGATGGCTCAAGTTTGGCTGCCGTCCGGGCCGCAACGTTTACGCTAGTTGTTTATGAACCGGAAGAAACGCAGCAACTCCTCGCGACCTTAGGCTATTACACAGGACCGATCGATGGGATTGGGGGGCCACGCACCGAAGCAGCAATTCGGGCCGCTCAAGAAACCTACAAATTGACGATCGATGGCAAGTCCAGTCCTCAACTCCTGGAACAATTACGGCGGGCCTTAGCGATTTGTCGCGGTGAGATTATTGAGGAAGGGGCGGCTTGTAGTATGTCCTCCTACGCCATGGATTCAGAAGGCGCCGGGATTGCTGACGCGATCGCGTCGCAGAATCCTTGCCGGATTATTTCGATGTTTCCGGGGAGCCATCAGACAGACGAAGGCGTCTCCGCCCAGGTATCTGCCTACTGCCCGATTCAAAAGCAAAATAAAAATGCTTTGGTCTGCTGTGAATACATCATGCTGAAGGGAGCGGAACAATCCTTAGAACGGTCCCACGGTCTTGTTAAGGGCCTCCTCATCACTGAACTGCCGAGCTATGTATGGTGGAAAGCCACGCCGAATTTAGATCAAACACTATTCCGCGAGTTGGGCCAAACCTGCGATGCCGTGATTGTTGATTCGAGCCAATTTATGGCTGACCCCGAAGGTGATCTGCAACAGATCCATCAACTGCTTGAATCAGACATTGCGATTAGCGATCTGAATTGGCGACGACTCGCACCCTGGCAAGAACTGGCTGCCGAGGCATTCGATTCGCCAGAACGCTGGGATGGGCTGCTGGAAGTCGATCGAGTGACGATCGACTACGAAAAAGGCAATGATGCCCAAGCCCTGATGTTCCTCGGCTGGATTGCCAGCCGCCCGCATCTCGAATGGCAGCCAATTAAGCGGGTACATGAGGCGGGAGATTATGATATTCAGCGGATTACCTTTAAGTCGCGGGCAGGTCGCGAAATTGAAGCCGAACTCGCGGCAATTCCGATCGGCGATCCGGGAATTGTGATTGGTGATATTGTCGATTTCCGCTTGTCATCAACTAATCTCGAAGCCGACTGTTGCACCATTCTCTGCTCGGAAGCCACCGGCTGTATGCGCATGGAGCGCGGCACCGATAATTGCTATATTCAGCAGGTATCCCCGATCGCGGACCAAAAGGCGGAAAATCTATTAGCCGAGACCCTCAGTAGCTGGAGCCGGGATCTGCTATACGAAGAAAGTTTGGCGATCGCCGCCGCGATTATCGCCATTGGCTAA
- a CDS encoding tyrosine-protein kinase domain-containing protein produces the protein FNEFQRDLDVATASLTRFLQTQESLQVQVAKNDVPWQLLSEPDQLKLVPGKSPLQGMLSGAMTGIVIGIAIAVVIEKLENTFYVVADITYTTKLPVIGVIPLHPDLKDGTQNLYIVDLKLGAVDASQSLETNAQNIRTRVKAMLDTPDTTSAAETLAKSNPLQANAHLKSKLQGLLDKRKPTSAAPPLVGSRPQGKIKTKFEEALEQQATINSSVEDEGASPVKPVQTANLNAKGKIKTKFEEALEQQAAMTASETASETVSESNYRPQPAAESMPGANAPDNIKTKFEAALEQQAALNVSAENDAPASTKKPVQTANLNAKGKIKTKFEEALEQQAALLAQQAATNTSGKVRPQPPMASAPNADGNHNRKGDVNDQARMQQKMQSALKRQAEAKSQPVAKPKPKSRPQPQPKPRAPIKPPADEPLLTPEDIDFDPTIKLDQVTTRVESNVADSAPEQSYWLREYDAYGFMEAFRTLGTNLVQSESLERKSLVVTSALPGEGSSTIVIHLAQAIAAMGKRVLLVDSHLRRGSQQIADLLGLPRDTGLSDYLSGDATLTESIQRLSWESNLFVMPAGTAPPDPTRLLASQKMNELMTRFEDTFDFVLYVTPPLMGLADVKLVAAQVGAVLLVTKIGRRGTADALSYTKTRLKEAKLPIVGVVANGVKNYKVDLYA, from the coding sequence GCATTGCGATCGCAGTGGTCATTGAGAAGTTGGAAAATACCTTCTATGTTGTTGCCGATATTACCTATACAACCAAGTTACCGGTGATTGGGGTGATTCCGTTGCATCCCGATTTGAAGGATGGCACCCAGAATTTATATATTGTGGACTTGAAGCTGGGGGCCGTTGATGCGAGTCAGTCCCTGGAGACGAATGCCCAGAATATCCGGACTCGGGTGAAGGCAATGCTTGATACACCGGATACAACATCGGCCGCAGAAACCCTCGCGAAGAGCAATCCGCTCCAGGCCAATGCCCATTTGAAGTCGAAGTTGCAAGGTTTGTTGGATAAACGCAAGCCAACATCGGCAGCGCCGCCATTGGTGGGTTCACGACCGCAGGGCAAAATTAAGACAAAGTTTGAAGAAGCCCTAGAACAACAAGCCACAATAAATTCGTCGGTGGAAGATGAGGGAGCCTCTCCGGTTAAGCCAGTGCAGACGGCGAATTTGAATGCTAAGGGCAAAATCAAGACGAAATTTGAAGAAGCCTTAGAACAACAAGCCGCAATGACCGCATCTGAGACTGCGTCTGAGACTGTATCTGAGAGTAATTATCGTCCGCAGCCTGCTGCCGAGTCGATGCCGGGTGCAAATGCACCAGACAACATCAAGACAAAGTTTGAAGCAGCCTTAGAGCAACAAGCAGCCCTAAATGTGTCGGCGGAAAATGATGCACCGGCTTCGACCAAGAAGCCGGTGCAGACGGCGAATCTCAATGCTAAGGGCAAAATCAAGACAAAGTTTGAAGAAGCCTTAGAACAACAGGCGGCGCTGTTAGCGCAGCAAGCGGCAACGAATACGTCTGGGAAAGTGCGTCCTCAGCCACCGATGGCATCAGCCCCAAATGCGGATGGAAATCACAACCGGAAAGGTGATGTGAATGATCAGGCACGCATGCAGCAAAAAATGCAGTCAGCGTTGAAACGGCAAGCTGAGGCGAAGTCGCAGCCGGTGGCTAAACCAAAACCCAAATCGCGTCCGCAGCCGCAACCAAAACCGCGCGCTCCGATCAAACCGCCAGCGGATGAACCCTTGTTAACCCCTGAAGATATTGATTTTGATCCAACGATTAAATTAGACCAGGTGACAACTCGCGTGGAAAGTAATGTGGCTGATTCAGCGCCGGAGCAGAGTTATTGGTTACGGGAATACGATGCCTATGGCTTTATGGAAGCCTTCCGGACATTGGGGACCAACTTAGTCCAGTCGGAAAGTCTCGAACGTAAATCGCTGGTTGTGACTTCGGCGTTGCCGGGTGAAGGCAGTAGCACGATCGTGATTCATTTAGCCCAGGCGATCGCCGCAATGGGTAAGCGCGTGTTGTTGGTTGATTCACATTTGCGGCGCGGGAGTCAGCAAATTGCAGACTTGCTCGGCTTGCCGCGTGATACCGGGTTGAGTGATTATCTCAGCGGTGATGCGACTTTGACCGAATCAATTCAACGTTTGTCTTGGGAATCGAACTTATTTGTCATGCCGGCTGGCACCGCTCCACCTGATCCGACGCGGCTTTTGGCTTCGCAGAAAATGAATGAACTCATGACTCGTTTTGAAGATACCTTTGATTTTGTACTCTATGTCACGCCACCGCTAATGGGTCTGGCGGATGTCAAACTTGTGGCCGCGCAGGTAGGTGCGGTGCTACTGGTGACGAAGATTGGTCGTCGTGGTACGGCGGATGCGCTGTCTTATACGAAGACCCGTCTGAAGGAAGCAAAATTGCCGATCGTTGGGGTTGTGGCGAATGGCGTCAAGAACTACAAAGTGGACTTGTACGCATAG